TATATCAGAGAATGGCGGCGCAAAACAAGAAGACAGAAATAAGGAATAGAACGAAATAATTGGAATAGAAGGACAACTCAGATCAACTACCACGTTTGATGTCACCTACCAAAGTTCTATGCTTTGATCGAAAATAACACCTTTCTAAcgatataaacatatataaaacTAAACGTAATTAACGTGATTGATTGACGTGCAGTCGTTTATAGGTGGATCCTATATTAGACCTTACCACCATCAAGGATTTAAAGTCACTTATTTCCATTAATGTAATCTTAATCATGTCCAAGGTGTTAGCAGATTCGTCAAGTGAGATCTAATCAATCCTTTGATAATTTTGAAAAGGGTTTCAGTTCATATGGAATTGAATTGGTTTCATGCATCCATATGTATTGGTCAAGTCTGGTCTGCAATATGAAAGTAGGACAACTCTCAAGTCTTTTCAAAAAACACCTGAACAAGGCATGTATTTTTCTATCATGACCTGCCCTTATAGTCAAATTACTTCTCAAAAAGCATCAGGAAAGTTTGCTAACATAGTATAAAATTCTTTCAAAAAATAGCAACTAATAACCTCCTAGGGTTCATTTAAATTATGAAGAAAACTCCTAGGGTTTAAAAGAACAAATAACTTAAatgataaattaatataatctGCAGGTTATAATGCAATTCCTAACAAAGAGATTACAGAAAATGATGAGAGAATATTGAGATTAATTACGTGaagtgcatgcatgaatttgcaAGATGTAAGCAAAATGGCCTTTGGTTTTTAAGCTAAAGAAATTTACGTCGGAAGTCGGATTATTTAATCGTAATTAACTACCTGGCGAACGAAGCCTTCAAGATTGGTGAGCTTGCCCAAAGCCACGGCCATCTGTTGCATGCCGTCGATGACTGGCCCGCCGGCAATGGTGTCGATCAGAGACTGATGAAGCTGCTCTAGACCTTGAGTAAGAGCCTCTTCAGCTTGTTGTGAGGACTGTTGCAGATTATAGATCCCCATGAATTGCTGTTCTGTTAGTGGGTCTAACTGTGCTATTAACATCTGATTaataacaaagaaagaaacaCATTAATAATCAATAAGTCGCAAGGATAGGAACCATGGCTAGTtgaatatttattttaaaagaaattgTAACAGGCAAGTAAATTTTGTATGCGTTGATTATATCTTTCCTCTCAGAATATGAGACCCATCACATGGtagcatgcatattatgagggagagagagagaaagagagagagataaccgGCGCATACactaagtttttcgttaaactaCCGAAGTGGTGAATTCTAAATGCTATAACAATTTCAGAATATAGGGTTGAACCTTGATGAGCTCAGAGGGTCTAAAACCACCCATCCAGAGGAAGCAACGTTCAGCTGGAGTCGTCCACATTCCAGTTATGAGGTGGAACACATCAGATTTTGCAGCCATTCCTTTCAGCTGGAAGATTTCATCGTAGTGAGAAACATATCCGTCCACAACTAGTCGAAGATCGCTGTCCGACAAATGTGCTTGTAACCCTGTTCGGAGCTCCGACATTTGCCGGTGGTCGTCTTCTAGCCATCTTACATATTCCATATCAAATATTGCAGCACctacaacaacaataataaacACTTTAAAATCATGCATACACATTAATTGTTTGAGATTCAAGTTACGTATGATCATTTACTAGCGAGATCAATTTATTATATAGAAAGCAAACCACATGTTTTGAGAGTacgtttagtttttttttttaatttatttttagttattaGTATTTATTTGGTGAAAGAGTGCATTATTGTGCTACAAGTTGAAAAAGTTATATGCGCACGGGGCTTCAATAATGCATGCAAGGATAAAAGTTAAACCCCGGAATGGCTTTTGTGTTTTGGAAAAGGCCAAACAATGGTCAAATATATAacaaatcatatttttttttttgttaaatgataaattttgttagattaaatgcTAGATTAGTCACCGACGAGATTCGAACTCACGGCATCATGCAAGGGCTCAACTCCTTCCTACCACTATGGTAAAGGCCACAATCTACAACAAATCATTTTATTCATGGGAAAAATCCGCTCCCTTAAAATATTGCGTAAACCCTAATCCAAGCTCTCTCAATATTGAAAACTTTGGTCAAACTCCGAGATGTGTACAAGTAAACATAGACTTAAATTCGTTTCCCAAAATTGACTGGAAGCTTTAATATTACAAAAAAAGAATAATGTTAATAGATATTAAGCTagtcaattatttttttataacctCTTTTTTCCATTAATTAATCTACAAGAAACTCACCTGAGCTGATATTGCCAAGACCACCACCACAACTACCCAAGaacaaaccctaattaaataatttaaaaagaaaaatcaatacATTTAACAAAatgaacaataaataaataaatataataaataatttttaataggTTAACGATAAAACCAATGAacaataaatcaataaatataataaataatttttaataggATAACAATAAAACCTGAGCGCGCGCTCTTTGAAGGTCTTGCTCAAGCTGTGTAAGCTTTATCCTGCTTGACTCTAGCTGCTGTACATAAGCCTATATATTGACaaggaaacaaatgaaataagTATTAGTCGGTagttgtgttttttttgttttttttttaaacaaaggaaaacataaTAAATAGTGGGTATGTGAGATAATAAAATAGTATATGCTAAACATtatagaaaattaatgaaacatTTTCAGTGTGAAAAATGACATCTCTATACCTTTTTTCTGAGGCGGCTTTTTCTTGCAGCTTCTCTGTTTTGAGCTAAACGTCTCAATGTCTACacgaaaataaaaacaaaaaaatggttGCTCAAAATTTGAAGTTAATAAATTGGGAAAATAATGTGGAACAAAAAATGCAAGAATATTGTCATGTTTAAAACCTTAGCATCAAGTTGTTTATTCTCTGATGTTGAACCAGCTCCCTTCCTCTGGAACATTAAAAACATGAATTAagaaaaaggggggggggggggggagcgagagagagagtaaattaGTTAGCAAATTGTTTTGATGTCTGAAAAAAAGGTGGAATCTCTAtttttggaggaaaaaaaagaagaaaatgcaagccctttgtgtttaaatACATATGATTCtgtactaaaaaaaacacatatGATTCTCAGAAAATAAATCACAATGATTAGAGAGAATTATCTGACAGAGTTTCTGCAAAACATTTTTTGTTCGAGGCAGGCAGGCAATCAGCAAACGTGATTTTTGCGATGTGGGTTTGGTCTGAGTCATATGGAGTGAAGAAAGTAGGTATTTCTATTAttataacaaagaaataatctgcttccaaaaaaaaaaaaaaacaaagaaataataatagTGGTAGAACTACTGTGAAGATTCTTACTAtgttgcctttttcttttaattttatttatttatacattatttatttgtgcGTTTatacacactctctctctgtTGTGTCAGACATTTTTATCAGAAAATCGTTCAGAAATCAGGTAACTTCTGACTCTCTTTGATTTTCTGATGTTGTGGGGATCTGTGCCATAATATTTCATGAAGATGTGCCACAGAGAGCAGAGAGAGATGAAACAGTAATAATAACAATGAAGATGCCAACTTTTTCCTCAGTTGTTGGGGATATGGGAGATCTTTTGAGAAAGATATCGACTGACTGACTGACCTAGAGATAGAGAGTACAGTTCTAATTAAAACAgtaattaagttaattaattaccttTTCTTGGGAGGGTTTTTGAGCTGATGCGGTTTGTGAATTAGGTCCGGTGTCACTAATTGCCATTTCTTGCTGTAATTGTTGCTGTTGCTGTTGAAATTGTAGATGCTTCTGATCAAAAGCAGCTTGTGAGGAAGAAGGGTTTTTACTCATGGGAGATTTTGGTTCCAATTCCAACtgatttgttgttgttgttgttagagTGTTCACTTGTGATCCTGAGTCTGTGCTTTCTTCCTCTCCTGACTTTGGACTCCCCTGCTTTTTTACAAAAtcataaatcaaataaaataaaaaaagccaccaaaatttaatcaaattttaatctgggtaaatcaaatatcagaagaaaagaaaattaaaagggtcaAAGGATTACTCCTGGTGTTTGGTGGAATCTCATTGGCCAAGAAGGGAACATTTCCAGAGTTGCAGCAGGCCTGcctgctcctcctcctcctcctcctgtaAATAAAGCTGCAAACAAAGAATCACAAAATCCCTATCTTTCAGACATCACGAAAATAAAGATTTTTTCAAAGCATCACCTAATccctttatctctctctctctctctctctctacttttcTGCAGTTATGGagtcattaaaaaaaatcatgctatGCAGGTCAGCTTTCCAAGTTTCTAGACACATGCCATTCAACTCTCCTCTCTCAGAATCATTACTGTATTCGAAATGGAAACCGCCCATCCCCTTCGCTCTGCCCTGATCAGAAGACATATCCAAACacactctttctctttctctctctctctgctttttGTTAGAGTTTGTTATGCTTTATCAGACGTCACCAAAAGGAGAGAAATGATGAGAGGGGTGTAGAAAGCATACGTGCTTGAGCTTCATCATTTCTAACTTGCCGCGCAATTGCTTCTTCCAGCTCCCCAAAATCAAAGGCAGATCCTTCTTGATTACTACCAAGTaccaaccaaacaaaacaaaaacaaaaacaaaaagcaaaaaattATCAGAAAcccgtaaaaaataaaaatgaacagaTCAGAGGAagaacaacaattttttttttaatgaaatttcagaaaataaaataaacccaATTCGAAATTAGTCTTGAAATTGCAGTATCTGAAAGAAAGTTTGGAAATTGATGAGAATTTTTCGTACAGAAAACTGGTGGAAGGAGCATTCATCCCATGAAGAACAGCATAAGGGACATGTTGATTGGAAGGTCCTAGTTCCGATGACAAACAAGCGGTGGTGGCAGTGGCGGTAGCGGCGGTAGCGTCTCCAACTCGATGACTCGCCGCCATGCAAGATTTTCTCAGACCATTTTCATCTTTGTACTCCAAGAAGAAGCTGGAATCAGGACATGTAGCAGAAGAAATAAAAGCcataaacacacacacgcacgcaAAAAGTGGTtttacctttttattttattttattccttTCAGTTAGCTAGATAGAGAAGAAACAGAGGAGTTGGGGGGaatgagaagaaagaaaacaatttcCCAGAAATTATTCAGTTTGCTCTCTTTACCTCAATTTTTGGATTTAGATTCCTAGACCAAAGCCTATATGGAgcaaaccaaaacaaattgaAAGAGACCAAATATCAAAGggaagttagagagagaaattacaagagagagagagaggagagagaggagagagaggggccAGTCATATTTATGTCTCTATCTATTTATCTCTCTGctacttctctttctctctacttcTCTATGAAGAAAGCTTCTAAATTgatgtgtttgtgtttgtgtttgggTTCTCCTTTATTTCTCTGTCCCTAGTAAATATTATCAAAATTTTGGACAGAAAATCTTGTCGTTGCAGAcaggcctctctctctctctctctctctctctctggtgtGTGGGGTTTGAAAACAGGAAAAAAAAggacaattttcttttaaaataaataaattatttagtataaataaagttttaaaagaCGTTATAGGCTAGTCCGGCAATGAGCTAAGTTTAGGTGGATTTAAACaaatttattgtatattgtatgGATATatgtctatttatacttaaaaacacataattgtatacataaattacaaaataaaatgacatatagacTATAAATTATTATAACATATTGAAAATAGAGAACAAGCATATAACAAGTATTCATCAAGTATTTcacaagtctcttacattttattgaaaaaataaaatgcaaaatgaaagttatcgatTTTTTGCCTAAATGAGAGTGCGGCTTAGGCGGGCTAAGCGTACGCCTAAGCGGGTCTAGACGcattttgttaattttcaaacgtctaTAAACTATCGGGATGGTGACCAACCGTCTCACCGCCTAATTGCGGCCATACAGGATTTTTAGATCAGTGAGTATAATATTGAATTacaaaaaaacagaaaagaaaaagggagaatCAAGTGTAGAACCCACTGGAATCACTGACTCCtactccactctctctctcttctaacCGCCTGTGATGTGCCATTGGTTCTTTATATTGTGATCCTCACGGATGTAAGTACTTggtagataaaaaataaaaagtggaTATATTCAACATTTTATAACAGATGAGACAAGGTTTTCTTTCACAAAGATGGTAAAAGCTGAGGACTctggagaaaaaagaaaagttgcagAGGCTTCTTTTTTATCCATCTTTTTATTTGCTCAAGAAAGGGGTTGAGTTTATTTTTCACAGCTAGGAaggttgaggaagaagagaatttttttataaatatttttgtaaAGTTGTTCTGCTTAATTATATATACcatttcaactaaaaaaaaattagaataacaTAATCTACAAGCAAAAccccaattatatatattaaatcaGTGCCTTGTGAGATAGGTTTGTTTGGTCTTATCAGGCTTTGTTGATGGGTCAACATCCATTCCCTGTCATTACCTAAAACAATGGCACATTAAGATTCCTTACTATTAATAGTAATATGTTTATCTGAGTTCTAATTATAATTAACCAGTAGCCTCcatggggtgtgtgtgtgtgtatatatatgtgtatatttcattatttgtgtttgatttgattCACAGAGTACTCCTACTTCCAGCATTAgctgtttttttgtttgtttcagtTTGTACCAAATCCTAGTGTCTTTTAGGAAAAACCCAATTAAAACTGCCATTAGTTTATacataaatatagaaaaaataaaaccaatttagactaataataatagaattttatcacaacaaaaataaaggaaaatgagCTAGCCTTTCAAACGATTTCCTTTGGTTGCTATCCCCAGAGGGTgattaaaaacaca
This window of the Malus domestica chromosome 03, GDT2T_hap1 genome carries:
- the LOC103446591 gene encoding transcription factor TGA9-like isoform X3; protein product: MAASHRVGDATAATATATTACLSSELGPSNQHVPYAVLHGMNAPSTSFLNQEGSAFDFGELEEAIARQVRNDEAQAPLFTGGGGGGAGRPAATLEMFPSWPMRFHQTPGQGSPKSGEEESTDSGSQVNTLTTTTTNQLELEPKSPMSKNPSSSQAAFDQKHLQFQQQQQQLQQEMAISDTGPNSQTASAQKPSQEKTLRRLAQNREAARKSRLRKKAYVQQLESSRIKLTQLEQDLQRARAQGLFLGSCGGGLGNISSGAAIFDMEYVRWLEDDHRQMSELRTGLQAHLSDSDLRLVVDGYVSHYDEIFQLKGMAAKSDVFHLITGMWTTPAERCFLWMGGFRPSELIKMLIAQLDPLTEQQFMGIYNLQQSSQQAEEALTQGLEQLHQSLIDTIAGGPVIDGMQQMAVALGKLTNLEGFVRQADNFRQQTLHQLRRILTVRQAARCFLVIGEYYGRLRALSSLWASRPRETMISDDNSCQTTTDLQMVQPSQNHFSSF
- the LOC103446591 gene encoding transcription factor TGA9-like isoform X1 — protein: MAASHRVGDATAATATATTACLSSELGPSNQHVPYAVLHGMNAPSTSFLNQEGSAFDFGELEEAIARQVRNDEAQAPLFTGGGGGGAGRPAATLEMFPSWPMRFHQTPGQGSPKSGEEESTDSGSQVNTLTTTTTNQLELEPKSPMSKNPSSSQAAFDQKHLQFQQQQQQLQQEMAISDTGPNSQTASAQKPSQEKRKGAGSTSENKQLDAKTLRRLAQNREAARKSRLRKKAYVQQLESSRIKLTQLEQDLQRARAQGLFLGSCGGGLGNISSGAAIFDMEYVRWLEDDHRQMSELRTGLQAHLSDSDLRLVVDGYVSHYDEIFQLKGMAAKSDVFHLITGMWTTPAERCFLWMGGFRPSELIKMLIAQLDPLTEQQFMGIYNLQQSSQQAEEALTQGLEQLHQSLIDTIAGGPVIDGMQQMAVALGKLTNLEGFVRQADNFRQQTLHQLRRILTVRQAARCFLVIGEYYGRLRALSSLWASRPRETMISDDNSCQTTTDLQMVQPSQNHFSSF
- the LOC103446591 gene encoding transcription factor TGA9-like isoform X2; translated protein: MAASHRVGDATAATATATTACLSSELGPSNQHVPYAVLHGMNAPSTSFLNQEGSAFDFGELEEAIARQVRNDEAQAPLFTGGGGGGAGRPAATLEMFPSWPMRFHQTPGGSPKSGEEESTDSGSQVNTLTTTTTNQLELEPKSPMSKNPSSSQAAFDQKHLQFQQQQQQLQQEMAISDTGPNSQTASAQKPSQEKRKGAGSTSENKQLDAKTLRRLAQNREAARKSRLRKKAYVQQLESSRIKLTQLEQDLQRARAQGLFLGSCGGGLGNISSGAAIFDMEYVRWLEDDHRQMSELRTGLQAHLSDSDLRLVVDGYVSHYDEIFQLKGMAAKSDVFHLITGMWTTPAERCFLWMGGFRPSELIKMLIAQLDPLTEQQFMGIYNLQQSSQQAEEALTQGLEQLHQSLIDTIAGGPVIDGMQQMAVALGKLTNLEGFVRQADNFRQQTLHQLRRILTVRQAARCFLVIGEYYGRLRALSSLWASRPRETMISDDNSCQTTTDLQMVQPSQNHFSSF
- the LOC103446591 gene encoding transcription factor TGA9-like isoform X4 → MAASHRVGDATAATATATTACLSSELGPSNQHVPYAVLHGMNAPSTSFLNQEGSAFDFGELEEAIARQVRNDEAQAPLFTGGGGGGAGRPAATLEMFPSWPMRFHQTPGGSPKSGEEESTDSGSQVNTLTTTTTNQLELEPKSPMSKNPSSSQAAFDQKHLQFQQQQQQLQQEMAISDTGPNSQTASAQKPSQEKTLRRLAQNREAARKSRLRKKAYVQQLESSRIKLTQLEQDLQRARAQGLFLGSCGGGLGNISSGAAIFDMEYVRWLEDDHRQMSELRTGLQAHLSDSDLRLVVDGYVSHYDEIFQLKGMAAKSDVFHLITGMWTTPAERCFLWMGGFRPSELIKMLIAQLDPLTEQQFMGIYNLQQSSQQAEEALTQGLEQLHQSLIDTIAGGPVIDGMQQMAVALGKLTNLEGFVRQADNFRQQTLHQLRRILTVRQAARCFLVIGEYYGRLRALSSLWASRPRETMISDDNSCQTTTDLQMVQPSQNHFSSF